The Drosophila suzukii chromosome X, CBGP_Dsuzu_IsoJpt1.0, whole genome shotgun sequence DNA window CGTGTGTGCGTGCGTGTGTGTTTGACCAGGGATGCCACATCTATATCGGGCATATTTCAAGCTGCACTTTTACACACTTTAACTATTATGCACCGTTGCACTCCTTTGCCCAAccattttttgtttgattttatttcgcTAGCAATgtgtatttaaaatttttcccAAACTCCGCTGTTTTTCCATTTTGTGCAGCCCTGACAAAAGTTGCCACGCGTAAAACTCTCGCCATTCGCGCCATCTCGCTCACACGCAGACCGGCGTGCGGACTTTTTCTCTACCGCATTTTCAGGCGTTCGATTTTTCATGTTTCAAATATTTAGATTTTTTGAAATAGTTGTGGTTTTTGACCTACCTATCGCTTACACAAGCTTGGCGACCATTTTCATTGTTAACCAGGGCTGCAGCGCCTGTAACGTTTTTGGGGctgattattttgtttaacGGTCTTGTTTTTGTCCGGTTTATTTGATTCACTATTTTCTGCtttacaatttgtttttctCACACACCAAATTCAAGGACTTTAACTTTTTAAGTAATTTAACTTTCACTGGGCGACTGTTCAGCCCTGTTGAAAGGGCTGCCAATTCAAGGGCTGGTCTCACCATAAGCGCGTAATTTGAATGTTAAGGTTTCAATAAGGTAGGAAACTGCTTAAACTAAGTTGTTAAATGGTATTTAAGTTGCATACCCTTTTAACAACATATGTATTGCTAGTTTAATTTAAACAGATCGCATGGCTGTTTACACATCAAACCATAAATGCCTCGAAATGGACTCGAGCGCACGCGACCCACAACCCACATTCTTCTAGTTCGTTGGTTAAATTAATTGCATTTTGTACTCACATTGCGATTTCGCTTGCGGACGGAGGACACAATGGTGCGCTTGTTGCGTGCCACCAGGCAAACCGTTATTATCAAAATCACTCCGATGAGGGCGAAACCCAAAAGAGCGGGCAGCAGAACACTGTCCTCGTCCTTGTAGCCCTGCAAAAGAGAATTGGGTTTAATTATTGTCTGAATTCGACAATAGGGTCACCTGGTAATAGTATTCTAGCTATAACAGTTTGTGCCCAAATCTGCCCATAAAGGAACCCTGCAAAGCCTAGCCTGTGTGGATACAGGGACTCTCGACCTACTTTCAACCCAATGTCATCTTAGAATGATGAATTGGTTCATAAAATAAGCATAAAAAATTTCGCTAGCGGTACTGAGCCACTGAACCCCTTAGTACAGAATATACGAAAACGATTGCGTGCGACTTACGGTCCATTGGAAGTAGGTCGAGGGATCAATGTAAGCCCAGTGCGTTTTTATCCAGGCGCTGTTGCTCCTTCCATTGCCCAGGCCGATTCCCGAGTCCGAAGATTGTTCTTCCGTGTCTGATTGTACTTGCATCCTGGAATTTTGGCCAGCTCCGTTCTGAATTTGGGGTTCCTTGGCTTTGGCCAAAACGGGTGGCATTATGGGTTTCTTGGCAGCGGATTTCAGAAGGGGAACCTGGATGATTCGGGTGGTGATTGTGGTGGCAGGCGGCGAATACCGCGGTGTGGTCATTGGGTGCTCCCTGGTTGTAGTagtggttgttgttgtaggAGCTTGGGTGGTTGTCGTGGTagttgtggtggtggtgctggtACTGGAGCTGCTGATGGTGGTTGACATGGTGGTGGAGTTTCTGGTGGTACTGGCATTCAAATTGGTTTTATTCAGGCGGATTATGAACTGTTCGATACCATTCCGGTTAACAATCTGCACATTTCTTCCCACATTTTGCTGTAGCAGGGGAGATCCTGTGGGTGATATGGAATTCCCGACAGCCTCTCCACTCCCCCCCGATCCTCCTCTTTGTGAGCTATGGATCAGCGCCGCCTTAGTTTTTAAGAACCATTCTGTAGGATTTGGTAGACACTCGGCAGAAACCAAAAAGGGTATAAGCACGGCTCCAATGATCACGGTGCACACAAAAATTAAGCCCAAATAGGCGAAGAAGGACCGCCGTCGTCGCTGGCCTTTGGCCTTGACGGGTCCTGGAGAAGAGGTTGAAGATCCGGAAGACGAGGCTCCTCC harbors:
- the LOC108015261 gene encoding uncharacterized protein; the protein is MYKTIRHGENSLQYTILPQNDDFRIEGKLSGSGRSASTGGGASSSGSSTSSPGPVKAKGQRRRRSFFAYLGLIFVCTVIIGAVLIPFLVSAECLPNPTEWFLKTKAALIHSSQRGGSGGSGEAVGNSISPTGSPLLQQNVGRNVQIVNRNGIEQFIIRLNKTNLNASTTRNSTTMSTTISSSSTSTTTTTTTTTTQAPTTTTTTTTREHPMTTPRYSPPATTITTRIIQVPLLKSAAKKPIMPPVLAKAKEPQIQNGAGQNSRMQVQSDTEEQSSDSGIGLGNGRSNSAWIKTHWAYIDPSTYFQWTGYKDEDSVLLPALLGFALIGVILIITVCLVARNKRTIVSSVRKRNRNDIEEQGTEDNATLLTATNMSDDD